One region of Sulfurospirillum tamanense genomic DNA includes:
- a CDS encoding TIGR04283 family arsenosugar biosynthesis glycosyltransferase yields the protein MKAVIYFCKAPQKGKVKTRLGRTIGEENALAIYSVLLKNLFSTPSHVKAFVAYSGSEDFIPAYLPRFVQEGEGLGARMKNAFLHLFDAGFSQVVLVGADIPRVDSVILQNALEALDTHDAVLSPTKDGGYYLIGFNKTHFTCKAFENAIFDNANVYALTCKALEPLHVKQGEVLEDIDTLGDLRQFCADFPAHMLAQTAKPILEKFPRISLVMPVFFEDESAVQTIAHAFENANNKDIEVIVVDTHARTCIDVLDFKNPARLHTAPKGRANQLNAGFDLARGEVVLFLHADTVLPKDWDDLITEALHVKDAGAFGLHIDAPSRWLGFVTWATNWRARLFGTPYGDQAHFFKVSVFEKLGKYPTIPIMEDVAIMKTLKRQGFRLALLNARVTTSARRWHKEGLFYTTLRNRTLSTLYALGVSSERLARWYRALKYGKK from the coding sequence CTCCACCCCCTCACATGTAAAGGCGTTTGTGGCGTACAGCGGGAGTGAGGATTTCATCCCTGCCTACCTGCCCCGTTTTGTTCAAGAAGGCGAAGGCTTGGGCGCGCGGATGAAAAACGCATTTTTGCACCTCTTTGATGCGGGCTTTAGCCAAGTGGTTTTAGTGGGAGCTGATATTCCGCGTGTCGATAGCGTGATTTTACAAAACGCTCTTGAAGCTTTAGACACGCATGACGCGGTGCTCTCACCCACCAAAGATGGCGGGTATTATCTCATCGGATTTAACAAAACACACTTTACATGTAAAGCTTTTGAGAACGCTATTTTTGATAATGCCAATGTTTACGCGCTTACATGTAAGGCGCTAGAACCTTTACATGTAAAGCAAGGGGAAGTGCTTGAAGACATCGACACGCTAGGGGATTTGCGCCAGTTTTGTGCGGATTTTCCAGCGCATATGTTAGCCCAAACCGCCAAGCCAATCCTAGAAAAATTCCCGCGTATTAGCCTTGTGATGCCTGTTTTTTTTGAAGATGAAAGCGCCGTGCAAACCATCGCTCATGCTTTTGAGAATGCTAACAATAAGGACATTGAAGTCATCGTCGTAGATACCCATGCGCGCACGTGCATCGACGTATTGGATTTTAAAAACCCCGCGCGGCTCCACACCGCGCCCAAAGGCAGAGCCAACCAACTCAACGCGGGTTTTGACCTAGCGCGCGGGGAAGTGGTGCTGTTTTTACACGCCGATACCGTACTGCCAAAAGATTGGGACGACTTAATCACAGAAGCCTTACATGTAAAGGATGCGGGGGCCTTTGGACTGCACATCGATGCGCCCTCGCGGTGGCTTGGGTTTGTGACGTGGGCCACCAACTGGCGCGCACGGCTTTTTGGCACGCCTTATGGCGACCAAGCCCACTTTTTCAAAGTAAGCGTTTTTGAAAAACTAGGCAAATACCCAACCATCCCCATCATGGAAGACGTCGCCATCATGAAAACCCTCAAACGCCAAGGTTTTCGCCTCGCTCTTTTAAACGCGCGCGTCACCACCTCGGCACGTCGCTGGCACAAAGAAGGGCTTTTTTACACCACTCTACGCAACCGCACACTCTCCACGCTCTATGCTCTTGGAGTTTCCTCTGAACGCTTGGCGCGATGGTATCGGGCGTTAAAATATGGCAAAAAGTGA